Genomic DNA from Vicinamibacterales bacterium:
TGGTCAGGAAAATGTCCTGAACGACGAGGTGGTCCAATCCCTTCATCAGGTGAATCGCGTGCTCAGCGTTCGCCTCAGATTGCGCTGGGTTCTCGCCAATCACGTAGAGACCACGCAGATCGCTCCGTTCCATGGCTTCAAACATCAGTGTTAAATGCCAGCCGCTCTTCTCCGGAATAGTGCAGTTCCAAGCACTTTCAAACTTCTGACGTAGTGCGTCATCTTCCACATCCTGGAAGCCGGTTAGTTTATTCGGAATTGCACCCATGTCACCGCCACCCTGAACATTATTCTGGCCACGCACAGGATTGAGGCCAGAACCAGAGTGTCCAACGTGGCCTGTTAGGAGCGACAGGTTAATCAGAGACAGCACATTGTCCACTCCGTTGTGATGCTCTGTGATCCCAAGTGTCCAGCAGAGTTGTGCCTTCTTGGCACCAGCGTAGGTGTGAGCCAGATCTTGGATCAAGGCTCCTGGCACGCCAGTGATTCGTTCGGCGTGCTCGAGGGTATACGACTCAACCGCCACGCGGTACTCGTCGAATCCGGTCGTAGCATGCTCGATAAAATCACTGTGAACGAGACCTTGGGTGATAATTTCCCTCGCCGCAGCGTTGGCTAGAACAATGTCGGAACCGACGTCTAGACCAAGCCAAACATCTGCCCACTGCGCCGAACTCGTTCGGCGCGGATCCACAACGTAGCAGCGGGCACCGTTCCGCACTGCCTTTAGTAGATGATGGAAGAATATCGGATGGGTCTCGCGAGCATTTGACCCCCACAAGATGACTACTTCAGCTTCTTCCAGTGCCTGGTAGGAACTCGTGCCGCCTCCCGCTCCGAAGACCGTCGCCAGACCGACGACGCTGGGAGCGTGTCAGGTGCGGTTACAGCTGTCAATATTGTTACTGCCGATTACCGAGCGAGCGAATTTCTGCGCCACAAAATTCATCTCGTTCGTCGTCTTCGAGCAACTAAACATCCCGACTGCAGACCCACCGTGCTCATCAACGACCTTCTTGAGACCTGACGCCGCACGGTCCAAGGCCTCGTCCCAGCTTGCTTGTCGTAACGAGCCGTTCTCTCGAATCAACGGGTGTGTCAATCGGGTTAAAGGTTCTCCCATCTCATGTCCTCGCAGCTCTCGGAAGAGCGGAGTTTATC
This window encodes:
- a CDS encoding molybdopterin-dependent oxidoreductase; the encoded protein is MGEPLTRLTHPLIRENGSLRQASWDEALDRAASGLKKVVDEHGGSAVGMFSCSKTTNEMNFVAQKFARSVIGSNNIDSCNRTUHAPSVVGLATVFGAGGGTSSYQALEEAEVVILWGSNARETHPIFFHHLLKAVRNGARCYVVDPRRTSSAQWADVWLGLDVGSDIVLANAAAREIITQGLVHSDFIEHATTGFDEYRVAVESYTLEHAERITGVPGALIQDLAHTYAGAKKAQLCWTLGITEHHNGVDNVLSLINLSLLTGHVGHSGSGLNPVRGQNNVQGGGDMGAIPNKLTGFQDVEDDALRQKFESAWNCTIPEKSGWHLTLMFEAMERSDLRGLYVIGENPAQSEANAEHAIHLMKGLDHLVVQDIFLTKTAELADVVLPAAAGWAEAEGTVTSSERRVQRVRKALDPPGEARDDVEILCELARRLGHDWGSPTAEEIWNEVRSLSPMHAGMSYARIEALGGICWPCPDEHSQGSSYLHGRLWKRPVEGRLAPFSVVEHLPPADELTDEYPLRLTTGRRLDSYNTGVQSGGFRSPLRRPETLDICESDGRRWRVADNEQVRVRSRRGVINMTVRYTNDLRPGLAFTTFHFSDEAETNKLTNPTWDKKSGTADFKATAICIEKIESPVGNGG